In a single window of the Pseudochaenichthys georgianus chromosome 16, fPseGeo1.2, whole genome shotgun sequence genome:
- the LOC117461190 gene encoding E3 ubiquitin-protein ligase NHLRC1-like: MAESPSFPSRGSLRSPEEIIREIQINLLECKVCFEKFSTQQREHRPQNLSCGHVLCLECIKALSHPLLRKLECPFCRQLCSVDSNSHCQALSDLQELLLSQSPTPPAPPHRAKEGLGLTEGLTARALHHCTAFGGWGTLINPTGISVLGSSGTIVVVHDGEKRVVVFSPQGRKLHSFGPKGQGSGEICFPVDVAVTSCGHVVVTDAGDKALKVFTSRGNHVLTVKDSFQMPWGVDTDSCGHILVSDIQAGTLSQVKVDFINGLAVKHQRVVSDLQHPKAVACCGATGNTAVMEHLPEDTYPPGRNPHTRLRVFTKDFRLLYQTDTFSLMLQSTVRLQMSVMTFDQNGDVIVIDSNMGMIWSLGQLQSGPALTPLVGDDLIRPVGLVTLNNSLIILDGGDHTVQIYSAKSDNGPLI, encoded by the coding sequence ATGGCTGAGAGTCCTTCTTTCCCGAGTCGAGGCTCCCTGAGGAGTCCTGAGGAGATTATCAGAGAGATCCAGATCAACCTGCTGGAGTGTAAAGTCTGCTTCGAGAAGTTCAGCACTCAGCAGAGGGAGCACAGACCGCAGAACCTCTCCTGCGGCCATGTGCTCTGTCTGGAATGCATCAAGGCTCTGTCCCACCCTCTCCTGAGGAAGCTGGAGTGCCCGTTTTGTCGACAGCTGTGCAGTGTTGACAGCAACTCCCACTGCCAGGCTCTTAGTGACCTGCAGGAGCTGCTGTTGTCCCAGAGTCCCACACCCCCTGCCCCTCCTCACAGGGCAAAGGAAGGCCTTGGCTTGACTGAAGGTCTGACAGCCAGGGCTCTGCACCACTGCACAGCCTTTGGGGGGTGGGGGACTCTTATCAACCCCACTGGGATATCCGTTTTGGGATCTTCAGGTACTATAGTGGTGGTGCATGATGGCGAGAAGAGGGTGGTGGTGTTCAGTCCGCAGGGCAGGAAGCTGCACAGTTTTGGGCCAAAAGGACAAGGCAGTGGGGAGATCTGTTTCCCAGTGGATGTGGCGGTGACTTCCTGTGGTCACGTGGTGGTGACAGATGCTGGGGATAAAGCCCTGAAGGTTTTCACCTCCAGGGGAAACCACGTGTTGACGGTGAAAGATTCCTTTCAGATGCCCTGGGGTGTAGATACAGACAGCTGTGGGCACATCCTGGTCTCAGACATCCAGGCCGGTACGCTGTCTCAGGTGAAGGTGGACTTTATAAACGGTCTCGCTGTAAAGCATCAAAGAGTCGTATCAGACCTGCAGCATCCAAAAGCGGTGGCCTGCTGTGGAGCGACTGGGAACACTGCAGTGATGGAGCATTTACCTGAGGACACATATCCACCAGGGAGGAACCCACACACCAGGCTGAGAGTGTTCACAAAAGACTTCCGTCTCCTTTATCAGACGGACACTTTCAGCTTGATGCTGCAGTCAACAGTGAGGCTGCAAATGTCAGTCATGACCTTTGACCAAAATGGAGATGTGATTGTTATTGACTCCAATATGGGGATGATTTGGAGTTTGGGGCAGCTCCAGAGTGGCCCCGCCCTGACCCCATTGGTTGGTGATGACCTTATCCGCCCAGTTGGACTGGTGACACTGAACAACTCCCTCATCATTCTGGATGGTGGAGACCATACAGTGCAGATTTATTCTGCTAAATCTGATAATGGGCCCTTGATATAG
- the ptdss1a gene encoding phosphatidylserine synthase 1 isoform X2: protein MAPVYSGSHTLSKDDVNYRKHFRMINEQQVEDITIEFFYRPHTITLLTCTVLSLMYFAFARDDENKDNNLWVGLILVISFFLVISVLAFPNGPFTRPHPAIWRIVFGLSVLYFLFLVLVIFLNWRQVKDLMYWLDPNLRYAKREADIMDYAVNCHDITWERILSHLDIFAFSHFWGWGMKALLIRSYGLCWTISITWELTELFFMHLLPNFAECWWDQVILDILLCNGGGIWLGMTVCRFLEMRTYHWASIKDIHTTTGKIKRAALQFTPASWTYVRWLDPKSSLQRVMGVYLFMIIWQLTELNTFFLKHIFVFPASHPLSWCRILFVGIITAPTVRQYYAYLTDTQCKRVGTQCWVFGAVAFLEALGCIKFGQDLFSKTQVLYVVLWLLCLAFITFLCLYGMVWYAETYGPNEKTLSEDDCYYNEYDEYDEYAPEELKDTTLDEDDDDDNDDSPTTRLRGKGSANTQSVNGLDSQ from the exons ATGGCGCCCGTGTACAGCGGGTCCCACACCTTGAGCAAGGATGATGTGAATTACAGGAAGCATTTCCGAATGATAAACGAGCAGCAGGTTGAAGATATCACCATAGAGTTTTTCTACAGGCCGCACACGATAACGCTGCTGACATGCACGGTGCTCAGTCTGATGTATTTCGCCTTCGCAAG AGATGATGAAAATAAGGACAATAATCTCTGGGTGGGGCTGATTCTGGTCATCTCCTTCTTCCTTGTCATTAGTGTTTTGGCATTTCCTAACG GTCCATTCACCAGACCACATCCGGCAATATGGCGTATCGTTTTTG GTCTGAGTGTCCTCTACTTCCTGTTCCTGGTTTTGGTCATCTTCCTAAACTGGCGGCAGGTGAAGGACCTGATGTATTGGTTGGACCCAAACCTGCGTTATGCCAAGAGAGAGGCAGACATAATG GATTACGCTGTGAACTGTCACGACATCACCTGGGAGAGAATCCTGAGCCATCTTGATATTTTTGCATTCAGCCATTTCTGGGGCTGGGGTATGAAGGCCCTGCTTATTCGAAGCTATGGCCTCTGCTGGACTATCAGTATTACCTGGGAGCTTACTGAG CTCTTCTTCATGCATCTGCTGCCTAACTTTGCTGAGTGCTGGTGGGACCAAGTGATTCTGGACATTCTGCTCTGTAATGGAGGAGGCATCTGGCTCGGCATGACTGTCTGCCGCTTTTTGGAGATGAGGACCTACCACTGGGCCAGTATCAA GGACATCCACACCACCACGGGGAAGATCAAACGCGCTGCTCTACAGTTCACCCCCGCTAGCTGGACCTACGTACGCTGGCTTGACCCAAAGTCCTCCCTGCAGCGGGTGATGGGCGTCTATCTGTTCATGATAATCTGGCAG CTTACAGAGTTGAACACATTCTTCCTGAAGCACATTTTCGTCTTTCCTGCAAGCCATCCTCTCAGCTGGTGTCGGATCCTGTTCGTTGGTATCATCACAGCGCCAACAGTCAG GCAGTATTATGCGTACCTAACAGACACACAGTGCAAGAGAGTTGGGACCCAGTGCTGGGTGTTTGG GGCAGTAGCCTTTCTGGAGGCCTTGGGATGCATTAAGTTTGGACAGGACTTGTTCTCAAAAACCCAGGTCCTGTACGTGGTCCTGTGGCTGCTGTGTTTG GCCTTCATTACATTCCTCTGCCTGTACGGAATGGTTTGGTATGCTGAAACCTATGGTCCAAATGAAAAG ACCCTCTCAGAAGACGACTGTTATTACAATGAATATGATGAATATGATGAATATGCGCCAGAAGAGTTAAAAG ACACAACGCTGGACgaagacgacgacgacgacaacGACGACAGCCCAACAACCAGACTCAGAGGGAAGGGCTCCGCAAACACCCAATCTGTCAACGGCCTGGACAGCCAGTAG
- the ptdss1a gene encoding phosphatidylserine synthase 1 isoform X1, which translates to MAPVYSGSHTLSKDDVNYRKHFRMINEQQVEDITIEFFYRPHTITLLTCTVLSLMYFAFARDDENKDNNLWVGLILVISFFLVISVLAFPNGPFTRPHPAIWRIVFGLSVLYFLFLVLVIFLNWRQVKDLMYWLDPNLRYAKREADIMDYAVNCHDITWERILSHLDIFAFSHFWGWGMKALLIRSYGLCWTISITWELTELFFMHLLPNFAECWWDQVILDILLCNGGGIWLGMTVCRFLEMRTYHWASIKDIHTTTGKIKRAALQFTPASWTYVRWLDPKSSLQRVMGVYLFMIIWQLTELNTFFLKHIFVFPASHPLSWCRILFVGIITAPTVRQYYAYLTDTQCKRVGTQCWVFGAVAFLEALGCIKFGQDLFSKTQVLYVVLWLLCLAFITFLCLYGMVWYAETYGPNEKTLSEDDCYYNEYDEYDEYAPEELKEDTTLDEDDDDDNDDSPTTRLRGKGSANTQSVNGLDSQ; encoded by the exons ATGGCGCCCGTGTACAGCGGGTCCCACACCTTGAGCAAGGATGATGTGAATTACAGGAAGCATTTCCGAATGATAAACGAGCAGCAGGTTGAAGATATCACCATAGAGTTTTTCTACAGGCCGCACACGATAACGCTGCTGACATGCACGGTGCTCAGTCTGATGTATTTCGCCTTCGCAAG AGATGATGAAAATAAGGACAATAATCTCTGGGTGGGGCTGATTCTGGTCATCTCCTTCTTCCTTGTCATTAGTGTTTTGGCATTTCCTAACG GTCCATTCACCAGACCACATCCGGCAATATGGCGTATCGTTTTTG GTCTGAGTGTCCTCTACTTCCTGTTCCTGGTTTTGGTCATCTTCCTAAACTGGCGGCAGGTGAAGGACCTGATGTATTGGTTGGACCCAAACCTGCGTTATGCCAAGAGAGAGGCAGACATAATG GATTACGCTGTGAACTGTCACGACATCACCTGGGAGAGAATCCTGAGCCATCTTGATATTTTTGCATTCAGCCATTTCTGGGGCTGGGGTATGAAGGCCCTGCTTATTCGAAGCTATGGCCTCTGCTGGACTATCAGTATTACCTGGGAGCTTACTGAG CTCTTCTTCATGCATCTGCTGCCTAACTTTGCTGAGTGCTGGTGGGACCAAGTGATTCTGGACATTCTGCTCTGTAATGGAGGAGGCATCTGGCTCGGCATGACTGTCTGCCGCTTTTTGGAGATGAGGACCTACCACTGGGCCAGTATCAA GGACATCCACACCACCACGGGGAAGATCAAACGCGCTGCTCTACAGTTCACCCCCGCTAGCTGGACCTACGTACGCTGGCTTGACCCAAAGTCCTCCCTGCAGCGGGTGATGGGCGTCTATCTGTTCATGATAATCTGGCAG CTTACAGAGTTGAACACATTCTTCCTGAAGCACATTTTCGTCTTTCCTGCAAGCCATCCTCTCAGCTGGTGTCGGATCCTGTTCGTTGGTATCATCACAGCGCCAACAGTCAG GCAGTATTATGCGTACCTAACAGACACACAGTGCAAGAGAGTTGGGACCCAGTGCTGGGTGTTTGG GGCAGTAGCCTTTCTGGAGGCCTTGGGATGCATTAAGTTTGGACAGGACTTGTTCTCAAAAACCCAGGTCCTGTACGTGGTCCTGTGGCTGCTGTGTTTG GCCTTCATTACATTCCTCTGCCTGTACGGAATGGTTTGGTATGCTGAAACCTATGGTCCAAATGAAAAG ACCCTCTCAGAAGACGACTGTTATTACAATGAATATGATGAATATGATGAATATGCGCCAGAAGAGTTAAAAG AAGACACAACGCTGGACgaagacgacgacgacgacaacGACGACAGCCCAACAACCAGACTCAGAGGGAAGGGCTCCGCAAACACCCAATCTGTCAACGGCCTGGACAGCCAGTAG
- the LOC117461233 gene encoding membrane-spanning 4-domains subfamily A member 4A: MNSGLNQDKRREKRTMKKTFQCDESMIITIPIGSLRDARVGQLMPEKFHCVYKDHFKVFVVKGKPKPLGAAQAIAGVFILALGLVFPESFTLLYTLPSVLFLVCGMLSYAAGHFPNMQVTKLSFSLNIVSFFWSIAAVILCSITFRFWSGTHENIYQGIKGLILTLLGVEMLTSLFLIYWLSQAVCRHHFNTLPTILLKQGD; the protein is encoded by the exons ATGAATTCAGGTCTGAATCAAGATAAGAGAAGGGAGAAAAG GACAATGAAGAAGACATTTCAATGCGATGAGTCCATGATCATCACCATTCCCATCGGGAGTCTGAGGGACGCCAGAGTGGGGCAACTGATGCCGGAGAAGTTTCACTGTGTGTACAAAGATCACTTCAAGGTCTTTGTTGTGAAAGGGAAACCTAAACCTCTTGGG GCAGCCCAGGCCATCGCTGGTGTGTTCATTCTCGCGCTCGGGTTGGTTTTCCCAGAAAGCTTTACCCTGCTCTACACCCTACCAAGTGTTCTG TTTTTGGTCTGTGGTATGCTGTCCTATGCAGCTGGACACTTTCCAAACATGCAAGTG ACAAAGCTGTCGTTCTCCCTGAACATCGTCAGCTTCTTCTGGTCTATTGCGGCAGTTATTCTCTGCAGTATTACTTTTCGTTTTTGGTCTGGCACACATGAGAAT ATCTATCAAGGCATCAAGGGACTGATTTTGACTCTGCTGGGCGTTGAAATGTTAACATCCCTCTTCTTGATCTACTGGTTGAGTCAGGCTGTATGCAGACATCATTTCAACACGCTG CCCACCATACTGCTAAAACAAGGAGATTAA
- the LOC117460613 gene encoding uncharacterized protein, which produces MACADVDMDIDENEGTPGRPPREPQMVRKYQALELLPDDKGPLHDLLQKKPGVLGSLQMVSGLLSVGVGIVFAVTQEMQGSLINLFRLSHLTGALFIIAGVVSNMIFKYPELLPVSLMVNSGCIIVAVVSAGLISVDLALWRIEHDMHLRMEVLELCVLALEVLLSTILCIWFSKEKRAKSTSS; this is translated from the exons ATGGCCTGTGCCGATGTGGACATGGACATCGATGAGAATGAAGGGACCCCAGGCAGACCCCCGAGAGAGCCGCAGATGGTGCGAAAGTACCAAGCTTTAGAGCTCCTACCGGACGACAAAGGGCCGCTGCATGACCTGCTGCAGAAAAAACCTGGCGTGTTGGGG TCTCTGCAGATGGTGAGCGGTTTGCTGAGTGTTGGAGTTGGAATTGTTTTTGCAGTAACCCAAGAGATGCAGGGGTCTCTGATCAATCTGTTCAGACTTTCCCACCTGACTGGAGCCCTT TTCATCATTGCTGGAGTTGTTTCCAACATGATTTTCAAATATCCAGAATTGCTACCT GTGTCCCTCATGGTTAACTCGGGCTGTATTATTGTAGCCGTGGTTTCAGCTGGTCTGATAAGTGTGGACCTGGCTCTCTGGAGAATAGAACATGATATGCATTTGAGG ATGGAGGTGCTGGAACTTTGTGTGTTGGCACTCGAGGTTTTACTCTCTACAATCCTTTGCATCTGGTTCTCTAAAGAGAAACGGGCCAAATCAACATCAAGCTGA